The Drosophila sechellia strain sech25 chromosome 2R, ASM438219v1, whole genome shotgun sequence nucleotide sequence AGCGGCACTCAAATGGTTAGACAAATTCCCAAAAAtaggtttacatttttatttcactttggATTGGTTGTTCCTTCACTTGGCTTATTTAAAAAAGATTTAAGCTTTTGTTAGCATTTTACTGGCAATATATTGTGAGTTAAAAGTACAAAGTGTATCGTTTAGTCGGTTAATCCTATCCCACTCCActtccttttcctttttcttaAAGCTTTCCGTTTCGTTCATGTTTTTTAagatatttttttaacatattttGTGTGTTCTGGGTATCTCATTATGTGCTCGAGCTCCGTCTTGGGTTACATATTTTTCATAAGCATGTGTATGTGCATAATGGCCGCCCTCCCCGCGCCATCACATATTGACTCTTTGGGGACTTCATTTGCTCAAGTGtttttttcttcaattttctgttttgtttttgaggCCCCTCGGGGGCGGTGGCTCTTGGTGCGTTGCACaggaaacagcaacaacaaatagcAACAGGCAGACAGGATGTTGAAAAGGATTCCGCTGGGGGagaaaaataaaggaaaaaatcATAAACCTTTTGTGGGGCTTCATGCCAAGTCATCTTGTGTCGTGTCAGTCATAAATTAAGTGAGTTTCTTCCAGTTTTTATTCCGCTTTTTTTGGTTCAGGATTTTTTTGTGAAGAATCTTCTGCGGATGTTGGGGCAGCTGCTTTTTGTGCCACTTTCCAGTGCAAATTAATTAAGACATTTTCGATGAGATCAACTTAAATGCGAGACGGGGccaaatacaaattacgagCGCTCCGCACGTGAAAAACTGTGTCATTGTGTGACatcaaaaccaacaaaaaagcCAACAGAAGCCGCaataaaaaccgaagaaaaatCCAGACACGTACGGGCCAGGAAACAAGACAGTTGCTGCAGCCTTTTACTCCATCTCCAGCACCAGCTTTACAGATTGCTGATGCTGGACCAATCCTCTCCAGCTTCAGATTCAGCTttagctccagctccagccaAGACGGCTCGGCGGCATCAATTTTTGTCCAGTAGCCGAGAAAATGTCACGTTTCCACATAAGTTACAAAGGCTTTCGGCCACGTTGAGCGTGAGAATTGGCAACTGGCAGTCGCTCTCCTTCGCAGGTCCGTATGTGTGTTTTCCTGCTCCAGGAAAAGGTACTTTCCATGGTGAAAATTAATTGCCGGCCGTGTTGCAGTCTCACTCTATGTCTGGCAATTAATTGGAAAGCAGATCCCCTAAGAAAAAGCGGGTCCAAATATATACGCCTCACATGTCCGCACACAGGGAAAaactttaatataattttatttaattattcaaaatgtGTGTACGTTGGTTATTGCTCAAAAATTATTCTTTAAGAGATGccttttaaaataaaacccaTACAAATCTATGATCTTAAAATCttaaaaatcttaaaaagATCTTGATAGAAATACATGCGCTTGATctatatttttcccagtggAATTGGTAGCTTTAACTGAAGGCTTTTGTTTGATAATCCCGGAAAAGTCGCTCGtactaaaaatcaattaagCGTTTGCATGCTGCAGCCAGGGGGCCAAAAAAGATTTAATAACCCTTGCGGACCAACTAGAGTTAGGGTTATGGTATTATGACCCAATAATCGCGGCCGTTGCATTTGGGGGAAGGTGAAGGAACCTCCGCAGGGCTCGTTAAATGCTTTATGACGGACTCTTTACGGCCCCAACTGGGGTTTCTATAGCTGCTGCCTGCTATTCATGCTCCAGTTGGAGAAGGGACGGCAATTAGAGATGGATGCTCTTCCTGGTGGACGGAGAGCACAGTCAACTGGCTGGGAGAACTGACATAAGGACCGCAGCAGGTGCGGTCACTTTGCTAATTGCCAACTAATTTGGTGAAGTGGATTCCACACACTGGACTTCCATCAACAAAATCCCCCAAGGGAAACATGCAAATGTTGCAATATGACAAGCAATCAGTGATGACAAGCTACTATTAACctctaaaaaccaaaaatactTATAGATACATATTGCCTATAACCATAACCATAACCATGTGCACTTATTCAAGATTTAGCTACATTTTTGCAGTAGAAACTTAGCCAGTATTCGTAATGCAATTTTGGCAACACTGCCAGCAATTCAGGCAATACGACGTCTCGTAATCAGCCGCATTTATgtttggccataaaatatgcaaatatccTTTAAGTACTTTTAATGTCTTGCCATTTGTTGGACCGCTGCCTGTTGGCCCATGCCCATGTCGTACTCCTCCGCCGACAGTCCTCCTCCACCATCACCTCCTCCCTTTTGTTAATGGCATGCTTGGCATTGTCGCACAGTCGTCTTGTCTATTCCATGGGATATATGGATGTATATGCACGTTCCTCCGTAGcttgcattttcattttgtgcaCTTTGCCATTTCTTCAGTTAAAGTCTTCTTCCCTACTTTATGGCCCCCATAAATAACACCCTGTCGTTGTATCGGtgtccatatatatatatggatatatatcCCTGTGTGAGAACTTCAAGAGCTGATCTGCGGACTCAGGAATATTTGAGCTTCGTCGAATCGAAGGGGGGAAAGTTGTAGGCAACATTTCATTTACCTAATGTCTACTGGGTACCAAAGGTGTGTGGGCATTTATTATTCAACTCTGTGACAACACACTTAACATTCTATGATTATTCACCGGACTTTATGGGAAAAAGTCATTTCCCATATACCAAGGGTAtctgaacaaaaaaaaattaacaatttaaattccaGTGTTACATTGTgtcaataattttttaatttttatgaataTCTGAgacgttttttgttttatttatatttaaaccaGTTAATATTTCACCTTTGCAGGGTATCAAATAGCACGCTCTTTTTATGCATACTTATAATTTCTTTGGGAAAATTGCGaacttttgcatattttttaagCTGATTTCCCATGCATAACATTATATCCTTATCGTTGAGTGTGGCATTACATCGATTAATGTCTcttcatttaatttgattcTTTGCAGGAGAAAAGGCTTCGGTAAAGCAGCTTACCAACTGGCAGCGCGAAGGCGTCAAAGGGAATCGAAAGGAGTGcaggcaaattgaaaaggacTATTCGCACACTGTGGCcagcggaggaggaggaaatcGAACCGAATGCAGTATCTCAACTACGCTCTGCAGACATCCACGCGACTGCTGACGTACCAGGGCCCGAACCAGGATCTCTATCCTGACCAGACAGGAGTATCCTCCGCCCACGAGGAGGAAATCAAGCACGCCTGCTGCAGTCGCGGCGCCCAGCTGCTGAGATTGCGCCACCGAGAGCTGGCCAAGCGACGAGCTCTCGAGGATCAGATTAACGCCAATcaggaggaggcggaggaggactCTCAGGATCAGAAGGAGCAGCTGCCGGAGGAGTTGGACAGCGAGCAGGGAGCCGTCGGCGGGGAGCATCTGCATCCGCAGCCAGTCCAATGAAACTTACTCTCATTTAATGTCCAACTGGCGCGCAGCAAGCTGCTATCGTTCTTCAACCGCGACATGGCCGCCACCGATGGCCAAATCATATTGGCCGCCTCCCGATTCGGCGATGCCACGCCCGTTTACCTGCGCGACTTT carries:
- the LOC6609877 gene encoding uncharacterized protein LOC6609877, whose protein sequence is MQYLNYALQTSTRLLTYQGPNQDLYPDQTGVSSAHEEEIKHACCSRGAQLLRLRHRELAKRRALEDQINANQEEAEEDSQDQKEQLPEELDSEQGAVGGEHLHPQPVQ